A single window of Cheilinus undulatus linkage group 12, ASM1832078v1, whole genome shotgun sequence DNA harbors:
- the c12h5orf24 gene encoding UPF0461 protein C5orf24 homolog isoform X2 has translation MMRQVTSSDFCMNSRPSCLAEDGHHPTPHFELCTSQPNKFYPPPPPSALQMTLAPMALPTQSHKPMVCQRQDVLGGDARSPGKIPGIKNTDQAPDDGKKKSKAVGKTGRRGRPLGTTKLAGYRTSTGRPLGTTRAAGFKTSPGRPLGTTRAAGYKVSPGRPPGSIKGLSRLNKLAYGSTCSGAAFPYPIPHKEILCEPSCKEKTANE, from the coding sequence ATGATGCGACAGGTGACAAGCAGTGACTTCTGCATGAACAGCAGGCCGTCATGCCTCGCAGAAGATGGCCACCATCCCACTCCCCACTTTGAACTGTGCACCTCCCAGCCCAACAAGTTCtaccctcctccccctccatcAGCCCTACAGATGACACTGGCTCCCATGGCCTTGCCCACCCAAAGCCACAAGCCTATGGTGTGCCAGAGACAGGATGTGCTCGGGGGTGATGCTCGCTCGCCTGGAAAAATACCCggcattaaaaacacagatcaaGCACCAGATGACggcaaaaagaagagcaagGCTGTAGGTAAGACGGGCAGACGTGGGAGGCCTTTGGGAACCACCAAGCTAGCTGGATACAGGACCAGCACGGGGCGACCCCTTGGGACCACCAGAGCTGCAGGGTTCAAGACAAGCCCGGGAAGGCCGCTGGGTACGACTAGAGCGGCAGGGTATAAGGTCAGCCCTGGGCGGCCTCCTGGCAGCATCAAGGGCCTCTCTCGCCTCAACAAACTGGCTTATGGTAGCACCTGCAGTGGGGCAGCTTTCCCCTACCCCATCCCACACAAAGAGATCCTCTGTGAACCGTCCTGCAAAGAGAAGACGGCTAATGAGTAG
- the c12h5orf24 gene encoding UPF0461 protein C5orf24 homolog isoform X1, with protein MQVLKNQKMMRQVTSSDFCMNSRPSCLAEDGHHPTPHFELCTSQPNKFYPPPPPSALQMTLAPMALPTQSHKPMVCQRQDVLGGDARSPGKIPGIKNTDQAPDDGKKKSKAVGKTGRRGRPLGTTKLAGYRTSTGRPLGTTRAAGFKTSPGRPLGTTRAAGYKVSPGRPPGSIKGLSRLNKLAYGSTCSGAAFPYPIPHKEILCEPSCKEKTANE; from the exons atgcaagtcctgaaaaat CAGAAGATGATGCGACAGGTGACAAGCAGTGACTTCTGCATGAACAGCAGGCCGTCATGCCTCGCAGAAGATGGCCACCATCCCACTCCCCACTTTGAACTGTGCACCTCCCAGCCCAACAAGTTCtaccctcctccccctccatcAGCCCTACAGATGACACTGGCTCCCATGGCCTTGCCCACCCAAAGCCACAAGCCTATGGTGTGCCAGAGACAGGATGTGCTCGGGGGTGATGCTCGCTCGCCTGGAAAAATACCCggcattaaaaacacagatcaaGCACCAGATGACggcaaaaagaagagcaagGCTGTAGGTAAGACGGGCAGACGTGGGAGGCCTTTGGGAACCACCAAGCTAGCTGGATACAGGACCAGCACGGGGCGACCCCTTGGGACCACCAGAGCTGCAGGGTTCAAGACAAGCCCGGGAAGGCCGCTGGGTACGACTAGAGCGGCAGGGTATAAGGTCAGCCCTGGGCGGCCTCCTGGCAGCATCAAGGGCCTCTCTCGCCTCAACAAACTGGCTTATGGTAGCACCTGCAGTGGGGCAGCTTTCCCCTACCCCATCCCACACAAAGAGATCCTCTGTGAACCGTCCTGCAAAGAGAAGACGGCTAATGAGTAG